One segment of Triticum aestivum cultivar Chinese Spring chromosome 2A, IWGSC CS RefSeq v2.1, whole genome shotgun sequence DNA contains the following:
- the LOC123184197 gene encoding uncharacterized protein, which produces MAGGDSSSSSSSTAREEGRASARLWKKQKLQQQEEEEKGPNPLDPRFSDYDPKEGGYVFTRFQHSTLDLHMESPVGAMHNTNRIFPEEGFRFCNSANIVSVSIVSSDYGYPLNVYGTIIARDSLDRQRIYLFQRAKDDCQNISSKNDVLVLTGPKRGLMICDSIIFEVDLKVKDVNGRKVKDERVSKGLMEINGIKRLSYPPKYQVQTEKLVSMHSTLDLNYTFVRNAVEGTVEARMILEEGPVDYFHGKIVAHTSSFPCDIMLHDSELAGMLTAGEGGILQTARRVVSVSIDETLLLTVAAATSGVGTVEFTPKRGSYDEEKITCGDYKMLVKVTWSIVCW; this is translated from the exons atggccggcggcgattcttcttcttcttcttcttccacggcgAGAGAGGAGGGGAGGGCGAGCGCGCGGCTGTGGAAGAAGCAGAAgctgcagcagcaggaggaggaagagaaggggCCGAATCCTCTGGACCCAAGGTTCAGCGACTACGACCCCAAGGAAGGCGGTTACGTCTTCACCCGCTTCCAACACTCTACGCTCGACCTCCACATGGAGT CACCTGTTGGTGCTATGCACAATACTAACAGGATCTTCCCAGAGGAGGGGTTCCGGTTCTGTAACTCGGCAAATATTGTCTCGGTCAGTATCGTTTCCTCCGACTATGGATACCCGCTCAATGTCTACGGCACCATCATAGCCAGGGACAGTCTGGATCGCCAACGCATCTATTTATTCCAGCGTGCCAAGGACGATTGCCAGAACATCAGCTCCAAG AATGATGTGTTGGTTTTGACTGGCCCGAAGAGAGGACTGATGATATGTGATTCAATAATCTTTGAAGTTGATCTGAAGGTCAAGGATGTGAATGGTAGAAAGGTGAAGGACGAGAGAGTTAGCAAAGGCTTAATGGAGATTAATGGCATCAAAAGACTCTCATATCCACCGAAATACCAGGTTCAAACGGAAAAACTTGTCAGCATGCACAGCACATTGGATTTGAACTACACGTTTGTAAGGAATGCGGTGGAGGGCACCGTTGAGGCGAGGATGATCCTTGAGGAGGGACCTGTTGATTATTTCCATGGGAAAATCGTCGCTCACACTAGCAGCTTTCCATGTGACATTATGCTACATGATAGCGAACTTGCTGGGATGCTAACAGCCGGTGAAGGTGGAATCCTGCAAACAGCACGCCGCGTGGTCAGCGTCTCTATTGATGAGACGCTCCTGTTGACCGTTGCCGCTGCTACCAGTGGTGTCGGCACTGTTGAGTTTACTCCAAAGCGTGGCAGCTATGATGAAGAGAAAATCACTTGCGGCGACTATAAGATGCTGGTGAAGGTCACTTGGTCCATTGTGTGCTGGTGA